A region of Drosophila mauritiana strain mau12 chromosome 3L, ASM438214v1, whole genome shotgun sequence DNA encodes the following proteins:
- the LOC117139405 gene encoding transmembrane protein 267, with product MPHCHTMVYMRIVLTTLVTITCLLGDNFVELTQHPLLKALADNATHAAIGALTGITFATQFYERTSQLFGWILIFTCFVVSSFIDLDHFVEARSLYLEDATNLSKRPFLHCSSIIVVMLLFYMCTACLNYFRTSLMLGSLLCAFITHHTRDAVRRGYWLCPLGHTDRMPQLAYILTTILAPHLLGCLHNVCRSATVLNFLGQYVKLSEGQYRSGSTANYRYMQV from the exons ATGCCCCACTGCCACACAATGGTCTATATGCGAATTGTGCTGACAACCTTGGTGACCATTACGTGTCTTCTGGGGGACAACTTCGTGGAGCTGACCCAGCATCCATTGCTGAAGGCCCTGGCCGACAATGCCACCCATGCGGCCATTGGAGCACTCACGGGAATCACGTTCGCCACACAATTCTACGAGCGCACCTCGCAGTTGTTCGGCTGGATATTGATTTTCACCTGCTTCGTTGTGTCATCGTTCATTGACTTGGACCACTTTGTGGAGGCGCGTTCCCTGTATTTGGAG GATGCCACCAATCTGTCGAAGAGGCCCTTCCTCCACTGCTCCAGCATTATAGTGGTTATGCTGCTGTTCTACATGTGCACCGCCTGTTTGAACTACTTCCGGACCAGCCTAATGCTGGGATCCCTACTCTGTGCCTTCATCACACACCACACCAGGGACGCCGTGCGGCGGGGCTACTGGCTGTGCCCGCTGGGCCACACGGACAGGATGCCCCAGTTGGCCTACATATTGACCACCATCCTGGCGCCCCATCTGCTGGGCTGCCTGCACAACGTGTGCCGTAGCGCCACCGTGCTCAACTTCCTGGGGCAGTACGTCAAGCTAAGCGAGGGCCAATACCGCAGCGGCTCCACTGCCAACTATCGCTACATGCAGGTCTAG
- the LOC117139988 gene encoding aldo-keto reductase family 1 member B1: MTGKVEYYFKHNDGTHIQGIGLGTFASTEGDCERAVLNAIDVGYRHIDTAYFYGNEAEVGAAVRKKIDEGVIKREDIFITTKLWCNFHEPERVEYACRKTLKNIGLDYVDLYLIHWPFSYKYRGDNELIPKDANGEVELVDIDYLDTWGAMEKLVDLGLTKSIGVSNFNEEQLTRLLANCKIKPIHNQIEVHPALDQKKLIALCKKNGILVTAFSPLGRHNAELRTPTFMYDGKVQAIADKYNKSIAQVLIRYVIELGTIPLPKSSNPKRIEENFNVFDFKLDAEDHAILDSYHNGERVAHARQAIKSKYYPFNVYSACF; encoded by the exons ATGACCGGGAAAGTGGAGTACTACTTCAAGCACAACGACGGAACCCATATCCAGGGAATCGGACTGGGCACCTTCGCG TCGACGGAAGGCGATTGCGAACGGGCTGTTCTCAACGCGATTGATGTGGGCTACCGGCACATAGACACCGCCTACTTCTACGGAAATGAGGCCGAAGTGGGTGCGGCAGTTCGGAAGAAGATTGACGAAGGCGTCATCAAGCGGGAGGACATTTTCATCACCACCAAG CTCTGGTGCAACTTCCATGAACCGGAAAGGGTGGAGTACGCCTGCCGAAAGACCTTGAAGAACATTGGCCTGGATTATGTTGACCTCTATCTGATTCACTGGCCTTTCTCCTACAAATATCGCGGTGATAACGAACTGATTCCCAAAGATGCCAATGGAGAGGTGGAACTTGT AGACATTGATTACCTGGACACTTGGGGCGCCATGGAGAAGTTGGTTGACCTGGGCCTGACCAAGAGCATCGGAGTGTCCAATTTCAACGAGGAGCAGCTGACGCGCCTGTTGGCCAACTGCAAAATCAAGCCAATCCACAATCAG ATTGAGGTCCACCCGGCGTTGGATCAAAAGAAACTGATTGCCCTGTGCAAGAAGAATGGAATCCTGGTGACCGCCTTCAGTCCCCTGGGCAGGCATAATGCCGAGTTGAGGACGCCCACCTTCATGTACGATGGCAAGGTTCAGGCCATCGCAGACAAGTACAATAAGTCCATTGCCCAAGTGCTGATTCGATATGTG ATTGAGCTGGGAACCATCCCGCTGCCCAAGTCCTCCAATCCCAAGCGCATCGAGGAGAACTTCAATGTCTTCGATTTTAAGCTGGATGCTGAGGATCATGCCATTCTGGACTCGTATCACAATGGAGAGCGTGTTGCTCATGCTCGACAAGCCATCAAGAGCAAATACTATCCCTTTAACGTGTATAGTGCTTGTTTTTAA
- the LOC117141358 gene encoding aldo-keto reductase family 1 member B1, whose protein sequence is MSSKIPYVKHNNGTQIQSIGLGTYTSLGGDCERATLHAIDVGYRHIDTAYFYENENEVGAAVQRKIAEGVIKREDIHITTKLWCHFHEPERVEYACRKTLQNFGLQYVDLYLMHWPYSYVYRGDNEMMPTDAKGEVELNDIDYLDTWRAMEKLVELGLTKSIGVSNFNSEQLTRLLANCKIKPIHNQIECHPALNQKKLIALCKKNDIVVTAYCPLGRPNPAEKTPNYIYDAKVQAIGDKYKKSTAQVVLRYLIEIGTIPLPKSSNPKRIEENFKIFDFQLDAEDHAVLDSYNTGERLIPMTHAIKSKNYPFNIEF, encoded by the exons ATGTCCAGCAAAATTCCCTACGTGAAGCACAACAACGGCACCCAAATCCAGTCCATCGGACTGGGCACCTATACG TCGCTTGGAGGCGATTGCGAGCGGGCCACGCTGCATGCGATTGATGTGGGCTACCGGCACATAGACACCGCCTACTTCTACGAGAACGAGAATGAGGTGGGTGCAGCTGTCCAGCGGAAGATTGCCGAGGGCGTCATCAAGCGGGAGGACATCCATATCACCACCAAG TTATGGTGCCACTTCCATGAGCCGGAGAGGGTGGAGTATGCTTGCCGCAAGACTCTGCAGAACTTTGGACTGCAGTACGTGGATCTCTATTTGATGCACTGGCCCTACTCCTACGTCTACCGCGGCGACAACGAGATGATGCCCACCGATGCCAAGGGAGAGGTGGAACTCAA CGATATCGATTACCTGGACACCTGGCGTGCCATGGAGAAGCTCGTGGAACTGGGCCTGACCAAGAGCATCGGTGTATCCAATTTCAACTCGGAACAGTTGACTCGCTTGCTGGCCAACTGCAAGATTAAGCCAATCCACAATCAG ATCGAGTGTCATCCTGCGCTCAACCAGAAGAAATTGATTGCTCTGTGCAAGAAGAATGACATTGTGGTGACCGCCTACTGTCCCCTGGGAAGACCCAATCCAGCAGAGAAGACGCCCAACTACATCTATGATGCCAAGGTGCAGGCCATTGGAGACAAGTACAAGAAGTCCACCGCCCAAGTGGTGCTCCGATATCTG ATTGAGATTGGAACCATTCCACTGCCAAAGTCCTCCAATCCCAAGCGCATCGAGGAGAACTTCAAGATATTCGACTTCCAACTGGATGCTGAGGATCATGCCGTTCTGGATTCCTACAACACCGGAGAACGTCTGATTCCGATGACCCACGCCATCAAGAGCAAGAACTATCCATTTAACATCGAGTTTTGA
- the LOC117141388 gene encoding uncharacterized protein LOC117141388: MAAVVHGCSSPRQRSCNGSSSPGGHHGSTPSSAYPTMPKYSRTASQTLYATSQQIFGGGGGMADASYAYGMSSSGGQRPLSASALPETAAASRNYWGHHNAFYHTGSRHYSKRKSAVELLAESKPFYIKSEAVFERLQQASYRNGGGNNGASGKRGRRPEESHGHHYDLEDRRYMSLNLSRQQQVQQQVQQQQQQQQQQQQQYLHNHHPHPHQHHPHSRHAQGQGQGRNGGAAVNNNLLQHKLRMLLGSESGKERNGGTLRRHEMSDGSAELLPTDYGEEEMGGQAGALRIPPPLYMPTSHGFGRDGEEPLVLTENYRPISPPAEYAAKSGQAHNDRYRYNYQRSYSHSHEVPNTGEDRSAPYPSGDFNINSHKSLPDLHTQISRHSPHSEILSCCSRGNRSIKSAGESSINRDSGGSSGHYTHRSEPCYKRERQREVAGSAAPASGTIKNCCTLVAATRRDSGSSTQHSANSYCGYVTPAGDYSGMGGGRNTECLDCRCKQDTTMGSDYLLNFTPTPEVPEAFQDDYTPTPPSPRLKTQTPRYSSSSSQQLHTSSQGYTSINHSQSSLVQSPGSAPSVDDISPPPIQFKRQRCIRFKNRNRLPVQGEMGGPPGSGGGLVAPGSGGMGTASGVLAAYKQHRGSVDHENVFFPKGFSSEVYHNSLDMEREALNASISELEKFFDRLGLNDEAFHEIYSQPRRHHSETDDASDDSSTVFFSDVSTVDSMRLPDSTETQPQATQAYRPSEPPSIVERNARIIKWLCNCKKMQCT; the protein is encoded by the exons ATGGCGGCTGTGGTACATGGATGCAGCAGTCCGCGACAGCGATCCTGCAATGGCAGCAGCTCTCCAGGTGGTCACCACGGGTCCACGCCCTCGTCCGCCTACCCGACCATGCCCAAGTACTCGAGGACCGCCAGTCAGACACTGTATGCCACCAGTCAGCAGATATTCGGCGGTGGAGGCGGTATGGCGGATGCGAGCTACGCGTACGGAATGTCCTCCTCCGGCGGCCAGCGACCACTATCCGCATCCGCGCTGCCGGAAACGGCGGCGGCCAGCCGGAACTATTGGGGTCACCACAACGCCTTCTATCACACGGGCAGCAGGCATTACAGCAAGAGGAAGTCCGCCGTGGAGCTGCTGGCGGAGTCCAAGCCGTTCTACATTAAATCCGAGGCGGTTTTCGAGCGACTGCAGCAGGCGAGCTATCGCAATGGAGGCGGTAACAACGGAGCTAGTGGGAAAAGAGGTCGTCGGCCGGAGGAATCGCATGGTCACCACTATGACCTGGAGGACAGGCGGTACATGAGCCTCAATCTCAGTcggcagcagcaggtgcaacagcaggtgcagcagcagcaacaacagcagcagcagcagcaacagcagtacCTGCACAACCACCATCCCCACCCACACCAGCACCACCCGCACTCCCGCCACGCCCAAGGCCAAGGTCAAGGACGAAACGGAGGCGCTGCCGTGAACAACAACCTCCTGCAGCACAAGCTGCGCATGCTGCTGGGCTCGGAGTCGGGCAAGGAGCGCAACGGCGGCACCTTGAGGCGCCACGAGATGAGCGACGGCAGTGCGGAGCTGCTGCCCACGGACTACGGCGAGGAGGAGATGGGCGGTCAGGCGGGCGCCCTGAGGATCCCGCCGCCCCTCTACATGCCCACGTCCCACGGCTTCGGGCGGGATGGCGAGGAACCCCTCGTCCTCACCGAGAACTATCGACCCATTAGCCCGCCCGCCGAGTATGCTGCAAAGTCGGGACAGGCTCACAACGATCGATATAG ATACAACTACCAGCGTTCGTACTCGCACTCCCATGAGGTTCCCAACACGGGCGAGGATCGCAGTGCGCCCTATCCCTCCGGCGACTTCAACATCAATAGCCACAAGTCGCTGCCGGATCTGCACACCCAGATAAGCCGACACTCGCCGCACAGCGAGATCCTGAGCTGCTGCAGCCGTGGCAATCGATCGATCAAGTCCGCCGGCGAGTCCTCGATAAACCGGGACTCCGGCGGCAGTTCCGGTCACTACACCCATCGCAGCGAGCCCTGCTACAAGCGGGAGCGACAGCGGGAAGTGGCCGGCAGTGCGGCTCCGGCGAGCGGTACTATCAAGAACTGCTGCACCTTGGTGGCCGCCACTCGCAGGGACAGTGGCTCATCCACACAGCACAGTGCCAACTCCTACTGTGGCTATGTGACGCCCGCCGGGGATTATTCCGGCATGGGTGGTGGCCGGAATACGGAGTGCTTGGATTGCCGCTGCAAACAGGACACCACAATGGGCTCGGATTATCTGCTGAACTTCACGCCCACTCCGGAGGTTCCAGAAGCCTTCCAGGATGACTACACCCCGACGCCGCCATCGCCCAGGCTCAAGACCCAGACGCCACGATACTCGAGCTCCTCCAGCCAGCAGCTGCACACCAGTTCGCAGGGCTACACGAGCATCAATCACTCGCAGAGCTCGCTGGTCCAAAGCCCCGGATCGGCGCCATCCGTGGACGACATCAGTCCACCGCCCATCCAGTTCAAGAGGCAGCGGTGCATCCGCTTCAAGAACAGGAATCGGCTGCCAGTTCAAGGAG AAATGGGAGGACCACCAGGATCAGGAGGTGGCCTCGTAGCGCCAGGTTCAGGAGGAATGGGCACGGCCAGCGGTGTCCTGGCCGCCTATAAACAGCATAGGGGCAGCGTGGACCACGAGAATGTCTTTTTCCCCAAAGGTTTCTCCTCGGAGGTGTACCACAATAGCTTGGACATGGAAAGGGAGGCTCTGAATGCCAGCATTTCGGAGCTGGAGAAGTTCTTCGATCGCCTGGGACTGAACGACGAGGCCTTCCACGAGATCTACAGCCAACCGAGGAGGCACCACTCGGAGACGGATGACGCCTCCGATGATTCCAGCACTGTTTTCTTCTCGGACGTGAGCACCGTGGACTCGATGCGATTGCCGGACAGCACGGAAACCCAGCCGCAGGCCACTCAGGCGTATAGACCCTCGGAACCGCCGTCGATTGTCGAGCGGAATGCCAGGATCATCAAGTGGCTGTGCAACTGCAAGAAGATGCAGTGCACCTGA
- the LOC117141889 gene encoding cold shock protein 2, whose product MRKLVVSLAVLGLISLALAHNNPWEQQPTPIKKVPVPVPVPVPVPVPVPVYPKEGGGGGGGGGGSGGGGGSGSGGGGGGGGGSGSGDGGGGAIGGTCPRPSPEALRCLREWACQYVIRLDLRCLLTLNGNPLLGNLISIPGITGGGSSSGGGGILGGLLGGK is encoded by the exons ATGAGGAAATTAGTTGTATCCCTAGCTGTGCTAGGACTAATATCCCTGGCCTTGGCTCACAAT AATCCCTGGGAGCAGCAGCCCACTCCGATCAAGAAGGTGCCAGTGCCTGTTCCGGTGCCAGTTCCTGTGCCAGTTCCTGTTCCTGTTTATCCCAAAGAAGGAGGTGGcggaggtggaggaggaggtggcaGTGGCGGTGGCGGAGGAAGCGGCAGTGGTGGaggtggcggcggcggaggaggaagCGGAAGTGGGGATGGTGGCGGCGGAGCAATCGGCGGCACTTGCCCGCGTCCTTCTCCCGAAGCTTTACGG TGCCTGCGGGAATGGGCCTGTCAGTACGTCATCCGGCTGGATCTGCG CTGCCTGCTCACTTTAAATGGCAACCCATTGCTGGGCAATCTCATTTCCATACCCGGCATCACCGgaggcggcagcagcagcggcggcggtggcatCTTGGGTGGACTCCTGGGTGGCAAATAG
- the LOC117140744 gene encoding uncharacterized protein LOC117140744, producing the protein MLHLPKIVDLLAELQKQEKEIQEMILEESFASPEQRLVQLESVTSRMNLYHSRREDILLSLEEELGKYEYSTLVVKRVAQMHIQLKSSNKALDFLYQINICSICDLKCESHGRHSMVSLRCGHLFGRHCINNVLRESSRCPTCSRAARQHEVRRIYGLHFYPI; encoded by the coding sequence ATGTTACATCTACCGAAAATTGTCGACTTGCTGGCTGAGCTGCAAAAGCAGGAGAAGGAAATTCAAGAGATGATTCTCGAGGAGAGCTTCGCCAGTCCAGAACAGCGACTAGTCCAACTGGAATCAGTCACATCACGGATGAATCTATACCATTCAAGGCGCGAGGATATTCTACTGAGTTTGGAGGAGGAGCTAGGCAAATATGAGTACTCCACGCTGGTGGTGAAGCGCGTTGCCCAGATGCACATCCAGTTGAAATCGTCCAACAAGGCACTGGACTTCCTGTACCAAATCAACATCTGCTCCATCTGCGATTTGAAATGTGAATCGCACGGCAGGCATTCCATGGTGTCCCTGCGTTGTGGCCACCTCTTCGGGCGCCACTGCATCAACAATGTCCTGCGGGAGAGCTCCCGGTGCCCCACCTGCTCGCGGGCAGCTCGTCAGCACGAAGTCCGCAGGATCTACGGCTTACACTTTTATCCTATTTAA
- the LOC117141549 gene encoding uncharacterized protein LOC117141549, whose translation MVKTSASLGKSILLGALVFLAVLALLTEAAPFQELEPRKGHVPVYIRHGDEPLSEIHPGLAEAFKEDESQSLVTESPQAETTNPPTTSDAPAPAPSSSTVSDIASFEAIKGKAD comes from the exons ATGGTCAAGACATCCGCCAGCCTGGGAAAGAGCATCTTGCTGGGAGCTCTGGTGTTCCTCGCAGTACTCGCACTTCTCACCGAGG CGGCCCCCTTCCAGGAGCTGGAGCCCCGCAAAGGTCATGTGCCCGTCTACATTCGACATGGCGATGAGCCGCTCAGCGAAATCCATCCAGGACTGGCCGAGGCCTTCAAGGAGGACGAATCGCAG AGTCTCGTCACCGAATCTCCCCAGGCGGAAACTACAAACCCACCAACCACATCCGATgctcccgctcccgctccGTCCAGCTCCACGGTATCGGATATAGCCAGCTTTGAGGCCATCAAAGGAAAGGCGGATTAA